In one Halictus rubicundus isolate RS-2024b chromosome 14, iyHalRubi1_principal, whole genome shotgun sequence genomic region, the following are encoded:
- the LOC143361120 gene encoding methylthioribose-1-phosphate isomerase isoform X1, with translation MTLKAIKWENGKLEILDQILLPAITRYVPVKGVEDGWKVINKMQVRGAPAIAIVGCLSLATELLKEDPVDKKSLRQDVEGKLNYLVSARPTAVNMKLAADELIQLANKLSKDHSVSLAEMRQRFLKAIEAMLEKDIEDNKAIGDFGAQEILKQMSGDNPVRILTHCNTGSLATAGYGTALGVIRSLHKKNSLEHAYCSETRPYNQGARLTAYELVYEKIPATLICDDMVAALMKSRNISAVVVGADRVAANGDTANKIGTYQIAIVAKYHNVPFYVAAPRTSIDFSIPNGDHIVIEERPEREMTHMNDQRISAPGIQCWNPAFDVTPASLIKGIITEVGVFRPEDLTRLKSYENL, from the exons ATGACGCTGAAGGCGATCAAGTGGGAGAACGGCAAGCTGGAAATCCTCGATCAGATCCTGCTACCGGCGATCACCCGATACGTGCCCGTCAAAGGCGTCGAGGATGGCTGGAAAGTCATCAATAAGATGCAG GTCCGAGGTGCACCAGCTATCGCGATCGTAGGGTGCCTGAGTCTAGCCACGGAGCTCTTGAAAGAGGACCCGGTGGACAAAAAGAGTCTTCGACAGGATGTCGAAGGTAAATTGAATTATTTGGTATCGGCCCGTCCAACAGCAGTTAACATGAAGCTCGCCGCGGATGAATTAATCCAGTTGGCCAATAAGCTTAGTAAAGACCACAGTGTCTCTTTAGCAGAGATGAGACAGAG GTTTCTCAAGGCTATCGAAGCTATGCTCGAAAAGGACATAGAGGATAACAAGGCTATCGGGGATTTCGGAGCGCAGGAGATCTTGAAGCAAATGTCCGGCGATAATCCGGTCAGGATTCTGACGCATTGTAACACTGGCAGCCTTGCCACAGCAGGTTATGGCACAGCTTTAGGTGTTATTAGATCTCTACATAAGAAAAATAGTCTTG AACATGCATACTGCTCAGAAACCAGACCTTACAATCAGGGAGCAAGGTTAACCGCTTACGAGCTGGTCTACGAGAAAATTCCTGCCACGTTGATTTGCGATGACATGGTCGCCGCGCTGATGAAGTCCAGAAACATAAGTGCCGTTGTGGTCGGCGCGGACAGGGTAGCAGCGAATGGAGACACTGCCAACAAAATAGGCACCTATCAG ATCGCCATAGTCGCTAAGTACCACAACGTTCCTTTCTACGTCGCTGCCCCGAGAACCTCCATAGACTTTAGCATTCCCAACGGTGATCACATAGTCATCGAGGAGAGACCAGAGAGGGAAATGACTCACATGAACGACCAACGGATATCCGCGCCAGGGATCCAGTGTTGGAACCCAGCGTTCGACGTGACCCCGGCTAGCCTAATAAAAGGCATCATCACGGAAGTAGGAGTCTTCAGACCCGAGGACCTGACGCGGTTAAAGAGCTACGAGAACTTATAG
- the LOC143361120 gene encoding methylthioribose-1-phosphate isomerase isoform X2, translating to MTLKAIKWENGKLEILDQILLPAITRYVPVKGVEDGWKVINKMQVRGAPAIAIVGCLSLATELLKEDPVDKKSLRQDVEGKLNYLVSARPTAVNMKLAADELIQLANKLSKDHSVSLAEMRQRFLKAIEAMLEKDIEDNKAIGDFGAQEILKQMSGDNPVRILTHCNTGSLATAEHAYCSETRPYNQGARLTAYELVYEKIPATLICDDMVAALMKSRNISAVVVGADRVAANGDTANKIGTYQIAIVAKYHNVPFYVAAPRTSIDFSIPNGDHIVIEERPEREMTHMNDQRISAPGIQCWNPAFDVTPASLIKGIITEVGVFRPEDLTRLKSYENL from the exons ATGACGCTGAAGGCGATCAAGTGGGAGAACGGCAAGCTGGAAATCCTCGATCAGATCCTGCTACCGGCGATCACCCGATACGTGCCCGTCAAAGGCGTCGAGGATGGCTGGAAAGTCATCAATAAGATGCAG GTCCGAGGTGCACCAGCTATCGCGATCGTAGGGTGCCTGAGTCTAGCCACGGAGCTCTTGAAAGAGGACCCGGTGGACAAAAAGAGTCTTCGACAGGATGTCGAAGGTAAATTGAATTATTTGGTATCGGCCCGTCCAACAGCAGTTAACATGAAGCTCGCCGCGGATGAATTAATCCAGTTGGCCAATAAGCTTAGTAAAGACCACAGTGTCTCTTTAGCAGAGATGAGACAGAG GTTTCTCAAGGCTATCGAAGCTATGCTCGAAAAGGACATAGAGGATAACAAGGCTATCGGGGATTTCGGAGCGCAGGAGATCTTGAAGCAAATGTCCGGCGATAATCCGGTCAGGATTCTGACGCATTGTAACACTGGCAGCCTTGCCACAGCAG AACATGCATACTGCTCAGAAACCAGACCTTACAATCAGGGAGCAAGGTTAACCGCTTACGAGCTGGTCTACGAGAAAATTCCTGCCACGTTGATTTGCGATGACATGGTCGCCGCGCTGATGAAGTCCAGAAACATAAGTGCCGTTGTGGTCGGCGCGGACAGGGTAGCAGCGAATGGAGACACTGCCAACAAAATAGGCACCTATCAG ATCGCCATAGTCGCTAAGTACCACAACGTTCCTTTCTACGTCGCTGCCCCGAGAACCTCCATAGACTTTAGCATTCCCAACGGTGATCACATAGTCATCGAGGAGAGACCAGAGAGGGAAATGACTCACATGAACGACCAACGGATATCCGCGCCAGGGATCCAGTGTTGGAACCCAGCGTTCGACGTGACCCCGGCTAGCCTAATAAAAGGCATCATCACGGAAGTAGGAGTCTTCAGACCCGAGGACCTGACGCGGTTAAAGAGCTACGAGAACTTATAG